In one Halichondria panicea chromosome 4, odHalPani1.1, whole genome shotgun sequence genomic region, the following are encoded:
- the LOC135334608 gene encoding protein PET100 homolog, mitochondrial-like yields MGSGLELVRISIYVFFPVVLFYYFNRPDVYKKTISEKKKVIYPEGNRVPLSIEDNLKLREQMRNKRRIQAFKTS; encoded by the exons atgggCAGTGGTCTGGAGCTTGTGAGA ATAAGTATCTATGTTTTCTTTCCTGTGGTTTTGTTCTACTATTTCAACAGACCAGACGTCTACAAGAAAACTATATCTGAGAAGAAG AAAGTGATATACCCTGAGGGAAAT CGTGTTCCACTGTCTATTGAAGACAACTTGAAACTAAGAGAACAAATGAGAAACAAAAGAAGAATACAGGCTTTCAAAACATCATGA